ATGCCATTTTATTATAAATTAAAAACAACAAGAAACGATATATTACTACGTTAAGAAAAATTTCACGAAGTTTATTTAAACTAATAGAGACTTTAATACACCTAAAACTATCCTAAATGCAACTCATGCGAATTATTTTAGTTTTAAGACCTAACAGCGAATACTTGCTGTATAAATAGAGAGGAACCTTATACATTCACTATATCAACAAGGGAAAAGTATAGAAATATTTATTCATCAACATGCAAAACTTATTGAAACTGCATCAATATACATTTCAATATATAAATTTTCATGTTCTTGTGTAAAAAAAACCTGTTCGTTTTCAGGTAATGAAATAAAACTTATTTAAATAAATGCTACAACTCTTCAAAGCGTTTAATGCAACTTCCTTCAGGACATACGCTAAAATCTTTTGCTTTTCTATAGAAAAGCACGAATAAAATTGATAACACCAAAAGGTAATATTGTTCCATAAAATCGAACATTATTCATCTCTAAAAGGCAGGATAAAAAAGAAATTATTTCCACGACTATCAGCCTCGTATCCTGCCTTGCCCCCATGAAGTTCCACAACCTGTCTCACAAAGAACAAACCGTGCCCGGACCCATATTCACCACCTGTGTCCTTGCTTCGGAATCCAGGATGAAAAAGCTGAGTTCTATCTTCTTCTAACAAAGGGGGCCCGGAAGTAAATACATTCAATTTTAGGCCGTCCCAACCATTTTCAAAATATTTTTCGATGTGCTCCCAGCCATACGCTAAAAACTTATCATGCCTTCCATCCTCTGAAAATATTTCCCGTGTATATTTAACTGCATTTGAAAAAAGGTTAGCATAAACTTGTGAAATAAGACCAACATCAGCGACGACTCTTACTTCCTGATCCGGAACCCCTCCCATACTGGTATCTACACGGATTCCGCGCTCCTCAAATCTAGAACGATATCGTTCCAGCTGAGGTTCAATAATTTTCTTAAGAAGATTGCATGGCCTCTTTTCAACAATATACCTCCCTTCTTCAAAGTGACGACGTCTGAGCAACGTCTCTAAAAATAAGCTTGTCTGCTCATAGTGGCTATGAATTTCATTGAACTGCGAAACCAAACCGGAATATAATGTATCAAGTTCAGACTTTACCTCGCTTGCGGATTTTTGATCTATTTCACTGCCGAGCTTGTGAATGCTTTCTATTCTGTCCCGAAGTCTATTGTAAAAGAGTTTAAAATACATATTTGGGACTATTACGTTATGTCCGACATCTTTCACCAGACTCCGTACGAATTCGAGGTGCTCCTGCCCCTTACGGCGCAAAAGTTTACTATGTAGCTGAAAACCTAGACGATTTACAAACTTCTCAAAGAATAGCGATTGGTGCGCAGACAATTCTTTTAATTTATATATTTCAAAACAGCCTATGACATCTCCAGGGGGCTTGAAAGAAAGTTGCCCGATAAGTTCATGGTTACCGCGTATAGGGATGAAAAGATGCTCTGCGCGAAACTCTTTCTCAAGCGGCACAGCGCTACACACAGGAGACTCCTTTTCAGTCCCGCCGACTGAAACAAACTCATTCTCGGCAATGGCCAGATATAATCGACTATCAACACCAAAAAGGACTTTAGGGACGGCAGTACAAACAGCAAAAAATTCTTCAAGACTGTCAAACTCTTGCGCTAAATCAAAAAAAATCATTAATGCACGCTTTTCTGTAGGCGAAAAATCATAATCCTTAAAGTCATCCATCTTTTCATGAATTCTTCGCTGTATTACCAACAGCTCTGCCGAACCAACTTCAGAGATCTGATGGACGCCATCACCCTTTACATCGTGGGTTTTAAGCGAATAAACTTCCGCACTTTTTTTGATATCATTCATAATAGAGTCCTGCATATCTAATAATATAACTCATTTGACTATACGTCCCTCAGGAAAAAGGAGCAAGCCAAACTGTTATTTTTTTTATGAGATACTATCTGCGTATTTACGACAGAAAGTTTTTATGCGAAAGTTCGCCATCCTGCTCAACATGGAAACAAAATGCCAGAAATTATACTGATTCAAATCTCCGGTGAAGATAAACCCGGCCTGACCTCGTCTCTGACGGAAGTTCTGGCTGGATATAATATTGATATCCTCGATATCGGCCAGTCCGTAATCCACAACCAGCTTGTACTCGGGGTACTCATAAGACTCCCCCCCGAAGCGGAATCTGCCCCCGTGCTCAAAGACCTTATGTTCAAAGGTTATGAACTGGGTGTTAATGTAAAATTTAAGCCCATCCAAGGCGATAAATATGAAGAATGGGTAGACGCACAAGGTAAGCCCAGACATATCATTACACTTGTCGGCAATAAGATAACAGGCCGCCTGATATCAAAAGTATCTGACATAATAGCAGAGAACGGCCTAAACATAGACATTATACATCGTCTGTCAGGCAGAATCCCTATGAACGGCGAGCCGGCGCCAAGACACGCATGTGTCGAATTTTCAGCACGCGGCACACCTCGTGATCTAGATTTAGTACGCTCAAAATTTCTAAGCATGGCAACCGAAGAACAGGTTGACGTTGCTTTGCAGGAAGACAACGCTTTCCGCAGAAACAGAAGACTTGTCGCGTTTGACATGGACTCGACCCTTATTCAGGCCGAAGTTATCGATGAATTAGCAAAAGCAGCTGGTTCAGGCGAAATTGTAAGTAAAATTACTGAAGAAGCCATGCGCGGAGAGATTGATTTTCAGGAAAGTCTGCGCCAGAGACTCGCAACCCTGAAAGGACTAGATGAGTCAGTGATGAAAGATATTGCTAAAAATCTGCCTATCACTGAAGGAGCAGAACGCCTCATCTCCAACCTCAAAAAGTTCGGATACAAAACCGCTATTCTTTCAGGCGGATTTACCTACTTCGGGAAAGAACTCCAGAAACTACTCGGAGTTGACTACGTCTACGCGAACGAACTTGAAATTATTGATGGCAAACTTACAGGGAATGTCATTGGTGATATCGTTGACGGTGCGAAAAAAGCTGAGCTTCTGCGCGAAATAGCGGCAAAAGAAAAAATCAGTCTCCAGCAAGTAATTGCAGTTGGTGATGGAGCAAACGATTTGCCCATGCTCTCCATCGCAGGCCTAGGCATCGCTTTCCATGCTAAACCAAAAGTAAAGCAGGATGCCCGCCAGTCTATATCACATTTCGGATTGGATTCTATCCTCTACTTGGTAGGCCTTCGCGACCGCGAGACTGACTAGCTCAAAATTTAAGACTTAAGGCTCAAGCCCACTTGACAGCAACCGCAACAAAACCTAACTTCGAAACATGTCGAACTCAAATATCGAATTTTCAACTGAACTTGTGTCCACGATGGCTCAAAAATTCAAAGCTCTGTCCAATCCGCACAGACTGCGCATGTTTCTTACGCTTGCCAGTTGTATGGGCACTGGATGTGTTCACGAATCTGATGCTGAACAATTCGAAAATTGCCAGCGAGATTTTGCTAAAAAACTAGAGTTGGCACCTTCCACGGTATCCCATCATTTCAAAGAACTGCGCAATTGCGGCCTTGTCCACATGGAACGGCAAGGAAAGAAAGTTCTATTCTGGGTAGACGCAGAAAGTGTAAAAGAAATCAGGTCTTTACTCGGCGGATAGTCCGCAAAGCTCAATAGGCGTTTCTTGTATAAACAGTTTCAAATTTATGCGAGTATACGCTTAGTGAATTCGAAACTTTTCAAAGTCTAAACAAAGGATACATTATGAACGTAGTTACCATACTGGGGAGTCCCAGAAAAAAAGGAAGCAGCTCTACACTGGCAAAACAGTTCAACGAAACAGCTATAGCAAAAGGGGCCACGGTAAAAACATACAACCTTAACACTATGGACTTTCGAGGCTGCCAGGGATGCATGGTCTGCAAAACGAAGCAAGATGAATGCGTGCTGAAAGATGACCTAACCCAAGTTCTGAAAGATATACATGAAGCGGATGTTCTGGTTGTATCGTCCCCCATATATTACCATTCCATAACGGCGCAGATGAAAACATTTTGGGACCGCACATACTCATTTCTAAATCCGGATTTCTTCAACCGGACTGACCCAAGCCGCTTGCCGGCCGGTAAAAAGTCGTTACTAATCCTTACCCAAGCGGCACCTGAAAGCTCGCATTCCAAAGTAGCCGAAGAATATAATTACTTTTTAAATTTTTACGGATTTAAAGAGAACGAAACCATCCGCGCTTGCGGCTTAGAAGGTCACAATGATGCAGATGTCATTGCGGCAAATTTCTCTCAAATTGAAAAAGTAGCTGAAAAATTTATTAAATAAAAACCAACTCTACTTCCCGAAAATTAATGCCCTAACTATCCTTACGAGTCGCTTTAAGCTGACCACATGCGGCTTTAATATCCTGTCCCATGGATCTGCGGATAGTTGCGGTTATATCCTTATCCCACAAATATTTTTCGAAGGCCAACACCTGCGCGGGGTCCGGAGCTTCATACAAAAGATCTTCACCGGGATTATACGCTATAAGGTTAACCTTACATTTCCTATGCCCGAGTAAACGTACGAGCTGCTTGGCGTGATCAATAGAATCGTTCACTCCGCCAAGGAGCAGGTATTCATACGTCACGCGCTCGCGAGGCTTCAGAGGATAGCGGTCCATTGCGGAGAGTAAATCCTGCAGGTCCGTTTGTGCGGCTTTAGGCATAATCTTTTCGCGCAGCTCTTGATTCGGAGCATGAAGAGAAATAGCCGGAAGCGTCAACTCAGACGCGCCAAGAACCTCAAGCTGTTTAACAAACCCTACCGATGAAACGGTAATCCGGCGTGGTACAAAACTCAGCCCGTCAGTATTATTCAAAGTCTGTAAAGATTTTATAAGAACATCAAGGTTCAGCAAAGGTTCGCCCATACCCATAAACACGAGATTCTTTAGCGGGTTAAGGCCCTTTTCCTGCAAGTAAGCCCTGCCTACAAGCACCTGACCAAGAATTTCCGACATGGTCA
This window of the Maridesulfovibrio frigidus DSM 17176 genome carries:
- a CDS encoding sensor histidine kinase; the protein is MNDIKKSAEVYSLKTHDVKGDGVHQISEVGSAELLVIQRRIHEKMDDFKDYDFSPTEKRALMIFFDLAQEFDSLEEFFAVCTAVPKVLFGVDSRLYLAIAENEFVSVGGTEKESPVCSAVPLEKEFRAEHLFIPIRGNHELIGQLSFKPPGDVIGCFEIYKLKELSAHQSLFFEKFVNRLGFQLHSKLLRRKGQEHLEFVRSLVKDVGHNVIVPNMYFKLFYNRLRDRIESIHKLGSEIDQKSASEVKSELDTLYSGLVSQFNEIHSHYEQTSLFLETLLRRRHFEEGRYIVEKRPCNLLKKIIEPQLERYRSRFEERGIRVDTSMGGVPDQEVRVVADVGLISQVYANLFSNAVKYTREIFSEDGRHDKFLAYGWEHIEKYFENGWDGLKLNVFTSGPPLLEEDRTQLFHPGFRSKDTGGEYGSGHGLFFVRQVVELHGGKAGYEADSRGNNFFFILPFRDE
- the serB gene encoding phosphoserine phosphatase SerB; this translates as MPEIILIQISGEDKPGLTSSLTEVLAGYNIDILDIGQSVIHNQLVLGVLIRLPPEAESAPVLKDLMFKGYELGVNVKFKPIQGDKYEEWVDAQGKPRHIITLVGNKITGRLISKVSDIIAENGLNIDIIHRLSGRIPMNGEPAPRHACVEFSARGTPRDLDLVRSKFLSMATEEQVDVALQEDNAFRRNRRLVAFDMDSTLIQAEVIDELAKAAGSGEIVSKITEEAMRGEIDFQESLRQRLATLKGLDESVMKDIAKNLPITEGAERLISNLKKFGYKTAILSGGFTYFGKELQKLLGVDYVYANELEIIDGKLTGNVIGDIVDGAKKAELLREIAAKEKISLQQVIAVGDGANDLPMLSIAGLGIAFHAKPKVKQDARQSISHFGLDSILYLVGLRDRETD
- a CDS encoding ArsR/SmtB family transcription factor, producing MSNSNIEFSTELVSTMAQKFKALSNPHRLRMFLTLASCMGTGCVHESDAEQFENCQRDFAKKLELAPSTVSHHFKELRNCGLVHMERQGKKVLFWVDAESVKEIRSLLGG
- a CDS encoding flavodoxin family protein is translated as MNVVTILGSPRKKGSSSTLAKQFNETAIAKGATVKTYNLNTMDFRGCQGCMVCKTKQDECVLKDDLTQVLKDIHEADVLVVSSPIYYHSITAQMKTFWDRTYSFLNPDFFNRTDPSRLPAGKKSLLILTQAAPESSHSKVAEEYNYFLNFYGFKENETIRACGLEGHNDADVIAANFSQIEKVAEKFIK
- the rlmN gene encoding 23S rRNA (adenine(2503)-C(2))-methyltransferase RlmN, whose product is MIDLLDLDYDELEAFISKELKGPKFRVKQIWQWLWQKGVSDIDGMSNIAKGLRESLKSKAFLKHPDVDVVQTSKDGTIKLLLRLADGALVETVLIPMEGRYTQCLSTQVGCAMACTFCSTGLMGFERNMTMSEILGQVLVGRAYLQEKGLNPLKNLVFMGMGEPLLNLDVLIKSLQTLNNTDGLSFVPRRITVSSVGFVKQLEVLGASELTLPAISLHAPNQELREKIMPKAAQTDLQDLLSAMDRYPLKPRERVTYEYLLLGGVNDSIDHAKQLVRLLGHRKCKVNLIAYNPGEDLLYEAPDPAQVLAFEKYLWDKDITATIRRSMGQDIKAACGQLKATRKDS